ATGCGGCGCATTGGGCGGCGGCGGCTGGAGTGGGCCAGCGCTCTCCCGGTGAGGGCGCGACGGCGGCTTTGGAGCGGCGCCGCAACGAGTTCCGCGGGGCCGGCCGGGCAAGATAGACGCACCCGTTCCGGGGCGTCAAGCAAGGGCCCGGCCACGACCTGGCAGAGCTTGCGAAAAATTTCACAAGCACCCATATTCCTGCTTGCGAAAAATTTCACAAGCGTCTATATTGGCCGCGCCGAACCACCCTGGAGAGGATTGGAGCACAGTGGACGAGCCTCGCCGCACTCCGCGGAACGCCGGGAAGACCGGTGCCCCGAAGCCCGCCGACATGATGGGGATCGGGGTGCAGTTCGTGGCGGTGCTGCTGGCTTTCCTCTTCCTGGGGAAGTGGCTGGACGAGCGGCTGGGCACCTCTCCGTGGCTCCTGATGATCGGGGTGTTCCTGGGGTTCGGGCTCAGCCTGCTGTACATGTACCGGCGGCTGGCCATCGATCCCAAGGACCCGCGCAAGGGGGGCAAGTGAGGTCGCCCTGGCTCCTTCCCGTGGCAGTGCTGGCCATCGGGGCGCTCGTGTACGCGTGCGGCGTGGCCCTTGCTGAGCCGGGCGCGCGCACGGGGGTGGCGGTCGGGGTGGCCATCGCGTGCGTCTTCCAGCTCTTCCTGCTGCTGGTGGCCCACGTGGCCTTTCGCGGAAAGCAGCTGGCGGCGTACGGGGTGGGGATGTTGGGGCGGCTGATCCTGGTGGTGGCGACCGCGCTGGTGCTGGTGCCGGCGACCGGTCTTCCGGCCGCGCCCACGCTGTT
This Longimicrobium sp. DNA region includes the following protein-coding sequences:
- a CDS encoding AtpZ/AtpI family protein, whose amino-acid sequence is MDEPRRTPRNAGKTGAPKPADMMGIGVQFVAVLLAFLFLGKWLDERLGTSPWLLMIGVFLGFGLSLLYMYRRLAIDPKDPRKGGK